One part of the Bacillus sp. FJAT-27916 genome encodes these proteins:
- the gshAB gene encoding bifunctional glutamate--cysteine ligase GshA/glutathione synthetase GshB codes for MIQTDQRLLAAIQQHGLASLLLKGKFGLEKENVRVDKNGRLALSEHPSSFGRRETHPYIKTDFSESQIEMVTPACSSIEEAYDFLSNLQDIISIELEKRGEYLWTSSNPPIVPKEDKLIPIAHMQDPEEEEYRVRLGEKYGRKKQLMSGIHYNFSFSEDLIHSLHKEIGKGWDYREFKDQLYLKVVRHLHRYLGLIIQIMGASPVFHDSYGDFCRERAIRLGEDCYVKHDVPSVRNSKCGYRNLRDFTISYQSIDRYIRGLQQLIEEKELMNEKEFYSPVRLKAGKKGDTLHQLVETGIEYIEIRLFDLNPFYKNGISKEMLYFIHAFVLYMFFLEEKEQEVKEEQILFGMQELYQEMELEWAKKAADWGAERYQNPSESYAEQIIRAVKEDSYIMFHMKQSFAFLQESKATSYRLAGFEDMELSTQILMKDAIAKGLEIEVLDRSENFIRLSDSRHTEFVKQATKTSLDSYSTVLIMENKLVTKEVLKRAGIRVPKGDSYDAIEEAVKEYPKYGGSPIVIKPKNTNFGIGITIFTEGYHLEDYRRACEIAFEHDRTILIEEFIQGEEYRFLILGDEVAGVLRRVPANVMGDGRSTIAELIQRKNEDPLRGKGYRTPLEKIQMGEAEEMLLHQQGRSFSTVPANGEVVYLRENSNISTGGDSIDKTDEIPELYNRMALQAAQAAGAVICGVDMMIKSLDGKGSEKDAAIIELNFNPAIHIHCYPFKGENRRIGKKILDLLFSS; via the coding sequence ATGATACAGACAGATCAGAGGCTTCTAGCAGCCATACAGCAACATGGATTAGCGTCCCTCCTATTAAAGGGCAAGTTTGGACTAGAGAAAGAGAATGTACGAGTCGACAAGAACGGGAGACTCGCTTTAAGTGAACATCCTTCAAGCTTTGGGCGAAGGGAGACACATCCCTATATCAAAACAGACTTTTCGGAAAGTCAGATCGAGATGGTAACGCCCGCATGCTCTTCCATTGAAGAGGCATATGATTTTCTCAGTAATCTGCAGGACATCATCAGCATTGAACTGGAGAAGAGAGGCGAGTATTTATGGACGAGCAGTAATCCGCCAATTGTCCCCAAGGAGGATAAGCTCATCCCGATTGCCCATATGCAGGACCCGGAGGAAGAGGAATATCGGGTAAGGCTGGGCGAGAAATATGGACGGAAAAAGCAACTGATGAGCGGAATTCATTATAATTTTTCTTTTTCAGAGGACTTGATTCACTCTTTACACAAGGAAATCGGAAAGGGCTGGGACTATCGAGAATTTAAAGATCAGCTGTATTTAAAGGTAGTTCGTCATTTACACCGTTATCTCGGACTAATCATTCAGATTATGGGAGCAAGTCCAGTTTTCCATGACTCCTACGGAGATTTTTGCCGAGAGAGGGCAATCCGGCTTGGAGAAGACTGTTATGTGAAGCATGATGTTCCTTCAGTCCGGAATAGCAAGTGCGGCTACCGAAACTTACGCGATTTCACCATTTCCTATCAATCCATCGACCGTTATATTCGAGGACTGCAGCAATTAATAGAAGAAAAAGAACTAATGAATGAGAAGGAGTTTTACAGCCCTGTCCGTCTAAAGGCTGGGAAGAAGGGCGACACCCTTCATCAGCTGGTGGAAACGGGCATTGAGTATATCGAGATTCGTTTATTTGATCTTAATCCTTTCTATAAGAATGGAATCAGCAAAGAGATGCTTTATTTCATCCATGCCTTTGTCTTATATATGTTCTTCCTTGAGGAGAAAGAGCAGGAAGTTAAAGAGGAGCAAATCCTTTTCGGTATGCAAGAGCTCTATCAGGAAATGGAGCTGGAGTGGGCGAAGAAAGCGGCAGATTGGGGAGCGGAAAGATATCAAAATCCATCTGAAAGCTATGCGGAGCAAATTATTCGAGCTGTTAAGGAAGATTCCTACATAATGTTTCATATGAAACAATCTTTTGCCTTTTTACAGGAGAGCAAGGCGACCTCCTATCGCCTTGCAGGATTTGAGGATATGGAGCTTTCAACTCAAATCCTGATGAAGGACGCTATCGCAAAGGGATTGGAGATAGAGGTCTTGGACCGCAGCGAGAATTTCATTCGCCTTTCAGACAGCCGTCATACTGAATTTGTGAAGCAAGCAACAAAGACATCCTTGGACAGCTATAGCACCGTGCTTATTATGGAGAATAAGCTGGTGACAAAGGAGGTCTTGAAGCGGGCTGGAATCAGGGTGCCTAAGGGGGATTCCTATGATGCAATTGAGGAAGCGGTAAAAGAGTACCCTAAGTACGGTGGTTCACCAATCGTCATCAAGCCGAAGAACACGAATTTCGGTATAGGGATTACCATCTTTACGGAAGGGTACCATTTGGAGGATTATCGCCGAGCCTGTGAAATAGCATTTGAACATGATCGTACCATCTTAATAGAGGAATTTATTCAAGGCGAAGAATACCGTTTTTTAATATTGGGCGATGAGGTTGCAGGCGTTTTACGCCGTGTACCAGCAAATGTTATGGGGGATGGCCGCTCAACCATTGCTGAATTGATTCAACGAAAGAATGAGGATCCATTACGCGGAAAAGGCTATCGGACTCCACTTGAGAAGATTCAAATGGGGGAGGCAGAGGAAATGCTTCTTCATCAGCAGGGCAGAAGCTTCTCAACTGTTCCAGCAAATGGTGAAGTCGTCTACTTACGTGAGAATTCCAATATCAGTACTGGCGGTGACAGCATCGATAAAACGGATGAAATTCCAGAGCTCTATAACCGAATGGCGCTGCAGGCTGCACAAGCAGCAGGCGCCGTCATTTGCGGTGTGGATATGATGATAAAGAGCTTGGACGGGAAAGGATCGGAGAAAGATGCGGCTATTATTGAATTGAATTTCAACCCGGCCATCCATATTCATTGCTATCCCTTTAAGGGGGAGAACCGCCGGATTGGGAAGAAAATTCTAGACCTTCTATTCTCATCTTAA
- a CDS encoding GNAT family N-acetyltransferase, giving the protein MKSIPLYMYTLLKTIPESPVPAGVQFRLFQEGDEANWARINVATGEFLDTDVALNRFEREFTPHLAEVKKRMLFLLNEEGTPIGTATAWFGEWNRRTIGRMHWVEIIPEYQGKRLGKALISKAMELLALYHDEAYLKTQTTSGAAIHLYGKLGFEPAILSEEEREGWSMLGSC; this is encoded by the coding sequence ATGAAATCCATACCACTCTATATGTATACTCTACTAAAAACTATACCAGAGTCACCGGTCCCAGCGGGCGTACAATTTCGTCTTTTTCAAGAGGGGGATGAAGCAAATTGGGCAAGAATCAATGTGGCGACAGGTGAATTTCTTGATACTGACGTCGCCCTGAACCGGTTTGAACGAGAATTCACCCCTCATCTAGCTGAGGTAAAAAAGCGGATGCTCTTCCTTCTGAATGAAGAGGGAACACCCATTGGCACCGCGACAGCTTGGTTCGGTGAATGGAATAGGCGGACAATCGGGCGTATGCACTGGGTAGAAATCATCCCGGAATATCAAGGGAAGAGGCTGGGGAAGGCGCTTATCTCTAAAGCAATGGAACTGCTTGCCCTCTACCATGATGAAGCGTATTTAAAGACACAAACAACGAGCGGGGCCGCGATTCATCTTTATGGAAAGCTTGGCTTTGAGCCAGCTATCCTCTCAGAGGAAGAAAGAGAAGGGTGGAGCATGCTTGGAAGCTGTTAA
- a CDS encoding N-acetylmannosamine-6-phosphate 2-epimerase, with translation MLDEIKNGLVVSCQALPDEPLHSSMIMGRMALAAQEGGAVGIRANTREDVMEIKKQVSLPVIGIVKKEYPDSPIYITPTLREVSELASAGADMVALDATYRDRPHNITLSEYVQSIRIHFPELLLMADISTMGEAIEAERLGFDCISTTLVGYTPYTKGQCIDHKDYELLRELVSTISIPVIAEGNILTPDMARKCLEHGAHAVVVGGAITRPQLITKRFIDGMKAD, from the coding sequence ATGCTAGATGAGATTAAAAATGGTTTAGTCGTATCCTGCCAGGCGCTTCCCGATGAGCCGCTTCACAGTTCCATGATTATGGGAAGAATGGCACTTGCTGCACAAGAAGGCGGAGCAGTCGGCATTCGTGCCAACACACGGGAAGACGTGATGGAAATCAAGAAACAGGTTTCCCTGCCGGTTATCGGAATTGTGAAGAAGGAATATCCGGATTCCCCGATTTATATCACTCCGACCCTTAGGGAAGTGAGCGAGCTTGCCTCTGCCGGTGCAGATATGGTTGCCTTAGACGCCACCTATCGTGACAGACCGCATAATATTACGCTTTCTGAGTACGTCCAGTCGATTAGGATTCATTTCCCTGAGCTCCTGCTTATGGCTGATATCTCCACAATGGGAGAAGCCATTGAGGCTGAAAGACTGGGCTTCGACTGCATTTCAACGACCCTTGTAGGCTATACGCCGTACACGAAGGGACAATGCATTGACCACAAAGATTATGAGCTGCTGCGTGAGCTCGTCTCCACCATCAGCATCCCGGTCATTGCTGAAGGGAATATTCTAACGCCTGATATGGCTCGTAAATGTCTTGAGCATGGGGCCCATGCCGTTGTCGTCGGCGGTGCTATTACAAGACCCCAGCTCATTACAAAGCGCTTCATTGACGGCATGAAGGCTGACTAA
- the manA gene encoding mannose-6-phosphate isomerase, class I — MTQPLFLTPVFQERIWGGTALRDQFGYEIPSDHTGECWAISGHQNGPSVVENGPYKGKTLIELWDHHRELFGGLEGKVFPLLTKILDANADLSVQVHPNDEYANIHENGELGKTECWYIIDCKEGAEMIYGHNAGSKEEFAQMIEKGEWNELLRRVAIKPGDFFYVPSGTVHALCEGTLVLETQQSSDTTYRVYDYDRKDQNGQTRELHIEKSLDVSMVPHKDANVDIKEEQRPGVMVTTFVETEYFSVYKWDVAGAAELTQAKPFMLASVIAGEGTLKTAEGTFPIKKGTHFILPSGTGQFEISGDASLIVSHP, encoded by the coding sequence ATGACACAACCATTATTTTTAACACCAGTATTTCAGGAACGTATTTGGGGAGGTACAGCGCTTCGCGACCAATTCGGATACGAGATTCCTTCTGATCATACAGGAGAATGCTGGGCTATTTCAGGCCATCAAAACGGGCCATCTGTTGTTGAAAATGGACCATACAAAGGAAAGACATTAATCGAGCTGTGGGATCACCACCGTGAGTTATTTGGCGGTCTAGAAGGAAAGGTATTCCCATTATTAACGAAAATTCTCGATGCAAATGCAGACCTCTCTGTACAAGTGCATCCGAATGATGAATATGCCAATATCCATGAAAATGGCGAGCTTGGCAAGACAGAATGCTGGTACATCATTGACTGTAAGGAAGGAGCAGAAATGATCTACGGGCATAATGCCGGCTCCAAGGAAGAATTTGCCCAGATGATTGAAAAAGGAGAATGGAATGAACTCCTGCGCCGTGTGGCCATTAAGCCGGGCGACTTCTTCTATGTCCCAAGCGGAACTGTTCATGCGTTATGTGAAGGCACACTTGTGCTGGAAACGCAGCAAAGCTCTGATACGACATACCGTGTATATGATTACGACCGCAAGGACCAAAATGGCCAAACGCGGGAGCTTCATATTGAAAAATCCCTTGATGTAAGCATGGTTCCGCACAAGGATGCCAATGTAGACATTAAGGAGGAGCAAAGACCTGGTGTGATGGTGACGACATTTGTGGAAACAGAGTATTTCTCCGTTTATAAATGGGATGTAGCTGGCGCGGCAGAACTTACACAGGCAAAACCATTTATGCTGGCAAGCGTGATTGCGGGTGAAGGTACACTGAAGACAGCTGAAGGCACATTCCCAATCAAGAAGGGGACACATTTCATCCTCCCATCTGGTACTGGACAATTTGAAATCAGTGGAGATGCAAGCTTAATTGTTTCTCATCCTTAA
- a CDS encoding STAS/SEC14 domain-containing protein — MLEILPSKDMMTVAVRFSGKATQADADQLERYVAKHYGNNQKFNILAIIRDVDGTNLMGMISGLKFDAKRMNQFHKIAAVSDLQWVQSMANLGNMMPNLEVKAFAEKDLEKAWGWVITSGNGGM, encoded by the coding sequence ATGCTTGAAATTCTGCCATCAAAGGATATGATGACGGTTGCGGTCCGATTCAGCGGAAAGGCAACGCAGGCTGATGCGGATCAATTGGAGAGGTATGTGGCGAAGCATTATGGGAATAATCAAAAGTTTAATATCCTGGCGATTATCCGTGACGTGGATGGAACTAATTTGATGGGAATGATCAGTGGATTGAAATTCGATGCGAAGCGGATGAACCAATTCCATAAGATTGCGGCTGTATCAGACCTTCAGTGGGTACAATCCATGGCCAATCTTGGCAATATGATGCCCAATCTGGAAGTGAAGGCATTTGCAGAGAAAGACCTTGAAAAAGCCTGGGGCTGGGTGATTACATCAGGGAATGGAGGTATGTGA
- a CDS encoding superoxide dismutase family protein has protein sequence MKKYIFLMLMTFVLVLAGCSESEELDTTSDKIEQNENNADNQDGDNKVTNRKTVELKNSDDEKAGSAVLEQEENGVKVSLKVEGMEPGKHGVHFHETAKCEGPDFESAGAHFNPDDTKHGVENDNGPHAGDLPNIEVAEDGTGEFEFTTEYVSLLADKENSLLDEDGSALVVHDKEDDGKTDPSGDSGDRIACGVLE, from the coding sequence TTGAAGAAATATATCTTTTTAATGCTCATGACATTTGTACTCGTCCTTGCAGGATGCTCTGAAAGTGAAGAATTAGATACGACAAGCGATAAGATTGAGCAAAACGAGAATAATGCGGATAACCAGGATGGCGATAATAAGGTGACAAACCGCAAGACAGTTGAATTGAAGAACAGTGATGATGAGAAAGCTGGTTCAGCTGTTCTTGAACAAGAGGAAAATGGTGTAAAGGTCAGCTTGAAGGTAGAGGGAATGGAACCTGGCAAGCATGGTGTTCACTTCCATGAGACGGCTAAGTGTGAGGGTCCTGACTTTGAATCTGCCGGTGCTCACTTCAACCCTGATGATACCAAGCATGGGGTGGAAAATGACAATGGTCCGCATGCCGGGGATTTGCCGAATATTGAGGTAGCAGAGGATGGCACTGGCGAATTTGAATTCACGACAGAGTATGTCTCTTTATTAGCGGATAAAGAAAACTCCTTATTGGATGAGGACGGAAGCGCACTTGTTGTTCATGATAAGGAGGATGATGGAAAGACAGACCCTTCAGGAGATTCAGGGGATCGAATAGCTTGCGGTGTCCTTGAATAA
- a CDS encoding TetR/AcrR family transcriptional regulator, translated as MGIYEEKNRRTKQTIQRSFLQLLEKKPFEAITVGDITKKAQINRGTFYLHYLDKYDLLDRIEQQLFRDLGNHIDELQFRYSSMQTFEKGQEQLAAALFSSIKMHAPLLKIFLSNHGRAGFHLRFRDAFTEKVRVNLEKHESSHAGLNVPMEYYLSFITSAFLGLIEQWVRNDLDKTPEEITALYIDIISFIQKRGED; from the coding sequence ATGGGCATATATGAGGAGAAAAATCGAAGAACGAAACAAACGATTCAACGTTCCTTTCTGCAACTATTAGAGAAGAAACCGTTTGAAGCCATTACTGTCGGAGATATTACAAAAAAGGCTCAAATAAACCGTGGAACATTCTATTTACATTATCTAGATAAGTATGATTTGCTCGATCGAATCGAGCAGCAATTGTTTAGAGATCTAGGAAATCATATTGATGAATTACAATTCCGCTATTCATCTATGCAGACATTTGAAAAAGGGCAAGAGCAATTAGCTGCTGCTTTATTCAGCTCGATTAAGATGCATGCGCCCTTATTGAAAATATTTCTGAGCAACCATGGAAGAGCAGGCTTTCATCTCCGATTTAGAGATGCCTTCACGGAAAAAGTGCGTGTTAATTTAGAGAAACATGAAAGCAGCCATGCAGGTTTAAATGTCCCGATGGAATACTATCTATCCTTTATTACCTCTGCCTTCTTAGGTTTAATTGAACAATGGGTGCGAAATGACCTAGACAAAACGCCTGAGGAAATAACTGCATTATATATTGATATTATTTCTTTTATTCAAAAGAGGGGAGAAGACTGA
- a CDS encoding YhgE/Pip domain-containing protein → MRLFKEKLAWAAPLAVILIIALFSVNLFAQGDPKVRNLPVALIVNDEGEHVEAVQTAVEQMSKGTESEEPMLAFTNEKEEDIEELFDDKKYYAALVIPEGYNDSLQNAMKNNAAATLQVYINQGYNATGANYAKTALNALISQLSSQYSTSFVAQMGDQQIGADKAAVLVDPIVSEEKIFNAITASTANGSAPTLMAVPAWVGALIGGFILFLVTSGIFKKELLTRKQALRLMGGQALFGIIIALFSGFTVATLGLIAGINMPSYFLVGSFVSFAAFCFFLLVSGVTSWIGKPAITLFMVVMLLGMGVLMTPKEMLPDFFVNFIRPWVPIRFASEGLREIFYFGSGFYTGQSFNIILGIGISGLVMYLLSIFKPVRSPKAKAK, encoded by the coding sequence TTGAGATTATTTAAAGAAAAATTAGCATGGGCAGCTCCCCTCGCGGTCATTTTAATTATCGCCTTATTCTCCGTGAACCTCTTTGCACAAGGAGACCCAAAGGTACGAAATTTACCGGTTGCCCTCATTGTCAATGATGAAGGTGAACATGTAGAGGCTGTTCAAACAGCCGTTGAACAAATGAGTAAAGGCACAGAAAGCGAAGAACCGATGTTAGCTTTTACAAATGAAAAGGAAGAAGATATCGAGGAACTATTTGATGATAAAAAATATTACGCGGCATTAGTCATTCCAGAAGGGTATAATGATTCATTGCAAAATGCGATGAAGAACAATGCTGCAGCAACTTTACAAGTGTATATTAACCAGGGGTATAACGCGACAGGCGCCAACTATGCGAAAACGGCCTTAAATGCTTTGATTTCACAATTGAGCAGTCAATATTCCACAAGCTTTGTAGCACAAATGGGCGACCAGCAAATTGGTGCAGACAAAGCAGCCGTTTTAGTTGACCCAATTGTTTCAGAGGAAAAGATATTCAATGCCATTACTGCTTCAACAGCAAACGGCAGTGCGCCAACCTTAATGGCCGTACCTGCCTGGGTCGGTGCCTTAATTGGCGGCTTCATACTATTCCTTGTTACATCTGGCATCTTTAAGAAAGAATTATTAACACGGAAGCAAGCCTTACGCCTAATGGGCGGTCAAGCTTTATTCGGTATAATCATCGCCCTGTTCTCAGGGTTCACCGTTGCAACACTTGGCTTAATCGCCGGTATTAATATGCCAAGCTATTTCTTAGTTGGATCATTCGTATCGTTTGCAGCATTCTGTTTCTTCTTATTAGTATCCGGAGTCACTTCCTGGATTGGAAAGCCAGCCATCACATTATTCATGGTTGTCATGTTGCTTGGGATGGGGGTTTTAATGACACCAAAAGAGATGCTCCCAGATTTCTTTGTCAACTTCATTCGTCCATGGGTGCCAATCCGTTTTGCTTCTGAAGGGTTACGTGAGATTTTCTACTTCGGCAGTGGATTCTATACCGGACAATCCTTTAACATTATTTTAGGAATCGGGATTTCCGGTCTTGTTATGTATCTTTTATCTATATTTAAACCAGTTCGTTCGCCAAAAGCGAAAGCGAAATAA
- a CDS encoding MFS transporter has product MEETAVKEPAENSLKKSSMKDLLQIRNYRYLLFGQAIAMLGDGVYTLALVWSMKELTGSSVHMAYVLAAGVIPTIILGIFAGVIVDRGNQKNIMLAADIFRSLALFGLFTLFVLDLLAPWMLIVSAFIVSSFSAFFTPARAVAIRSIVPDELMIRAQSASSTVQVVTGLAAPVIAGILLAIGLRFAFLFNAIMFLLSFVFIRLINQPELLAKKPEKLNRSVFMTDLKEGFHTIIRAPILRAMIIYLVLINFMFAPVELLLPAYVNNPSQLAIIEVAFFIGILTGSIAINFFADRPKIYPIVIGLLMILLPFAGLGVITNFIISCLFIGLAGAGSTLVNITLSTLFMVKIPREVIGRSQSTMRVLLEGVNPASLLLAGILMTFISVQQMFLAIAAFGIIIVLLMVANPLVRKAA; this is encoded by the coding sequence TTGGAAGAAACAGCTGTCAAGGAACCGGCAGAAAATTCCTTAAAAAAGAGCAGTATGAAAGACTTACTCCAAATTAGGAATTATCGCTATTTGCTTTTTGGGCAGGCAATCGCCATGCTGGGTGATGGGGTATATACCTTGGCCCTTGTTTGGTCGATGAAGGAATTGACAGGATCGTCTGTCCATATGGCGTATGTGCTTGCTGCTGGAGTGATTCCAACGATTATCCTTGGCATATTTGCAGGGGTCATTGTGGACCGTGGGAATCAAAAGAATATTATGCTTGCTGCCGACATATTCCGGTCGCTTGCCCTATTTGGGTTATTTACGTTATTCGTACTAGACCTGCTTGCACCATGGATGTTAATTGTCTCAGCGTTTATCGTCTCAAGTTTCAGTGCCTTTTTTACACCTGCAAGAGCAGTAGCGATTCGTTCAATCGTGCCTGATGAGCTCATGATTCGTGCTCAAAGCGCGTCCTCTACAGTACAGGTTGTCACCGGATTGGCAGCACCGGTTATCGCAGGTATATTGCTGGCCATAGGTCTCCGTTTTGCTTTCTTATTCAATGCGATTATGTTTCTTTTATCTTTTGTCTTTATCCGATTGATTAATCAGCCTGAACTATTGGCAAAGAAGCCAGAGAAGTTGAATAGAAGTGTCTTTATGACTGATTTGAAGGAAGGATTTCATACTATCATAAGGGCTCCGATATTACGTGCCATGATTATCTATCTCGTCTTGATTAACTTTATGTTTGCACCGGTCGAGCTTCTTTTGCCGGCTTATGTAAATAATCCGTCTCAACTTGCCATTATTGAAGTAGCCTTCTTTATCGGTATTCTAACAGGATCAATTGCCATCAATTTCTTTGCTGACCGACCGAAAATTTATCCCATTGTCATTGGGCTGCTCATGATACTATTGCCGTTTGCCGGCTTAGGGGTCATCACGAACTTTATCATCAGCTGCCTATTCATTGGGCTTGCCGGAGCAGGGAGTACACTCGTGAATATTACGCTAAGCACACTTTTCATGGTCAAGATTCCAAGAGAGGTTATTGGACGCTCGCAAAGTACGATGAGAGTACTGCTTGAGGGAGTGAATCCTGCTTCTCTCTTACTGGCAGGGATTCTTATGACATTTATCAGTGTACAGCAAATGTTCTTGGCGATTGCGGCATTCGGTATCATCATTGTCTTACTTATGGTGGCGAACCCTCTTGTTCGAAAAGCAGCATAG
- a CDS encoding ABC transporter ATP-binding protein, protein MLRKFFSYYKPHKRLFMIDFTSAIIVALLELAFPVAVQRFIDELLPTGDWGMVVTVGVLLLFVYLLSTFLQFIVNYLGHKLGTNIETDMRQELFNHVQRQSFRFFDNTKTGHVMSRITNDLFDIGEFAHHGPEDAFIAIMTFIGAFLIMFNINPTLAIVAIILVPFLTWLVVFSNKKMNAAWKDMYGEIADVNARVEDSVSGVRVVQSFTNQSYEMNRFRKNNGKFRLAKLRAYKVMAWTHSSIYMMTRLLTLLVLIVGAWLSFNGNLTYGELVSFVLYTNVLVKPIDKISALLELYPKGMAGFKRFLELIEQEPDIQDKKNAIVVNHLNGDIQFDHVDFRYDESKSVLSDISLSLRAGETTAFVGPSGAGKTTICSLIPRFYDVDGGAIKIDGIDIREMTLESLRKQIGIVQQDVFLFTGTIRENIAYGKLDASFEEIKEAARKAHLESMIEALPDGYETEIGERGLKLSGGQKQRLAIARMFLKNPPILILDEATSALDTETERIIQQSLEELAANRTTLVIAHRLATIRNADRLIVVGEKGIEEDGTYEELLAHNGVFANLHRIQFGEKAMV, encoded by the coding sequence ATGCTAAGAAAATTCTTTTCATACTATAAACCACATAAACGGCTGTTTATGATAGATTTTACCAGCGCTATCATTGTAGCTTTGCTGGAGCTTGCTTTCCCGGTGGCTGTTCAGCGATTTATTGATGAATTGCTCCCAACAGGGGATTGGGGAATGGTTGTGACGGTAGGAGTATTGCTTCTCTTCGTTTACCTGCTCAGCACATTCCTGCAGTTCATTGTGAATTATCTTGGCCATAAGCTTGGGACGAATATAGAGACGGATATGAGACAGGAGCTGTTTAACCATGTTCAGCGTCAGTCCTTCCGATTCTTTGATAATACGAAAACAGGACATGTCATGAGCCGGATTACGAATGATTTATTTGATATCGGCGAATTTGCCCACCATGGACCGGAGGATGCCTTTATTGCCATCATGACGTTCATTGGGGCCTTCCTGATTATGTTCAATATCAATCCGACCTTAGCCATCGTCGCCATTATCCTCGTGCCATTCTTAACGTGGCTCGTTGTCTTCAGTAATAAGAAGATGAATGCAGCATGGAAGGACATGTACGGGGAGATTGCGGATGTGAATGCTCGAGTGGAGGACAGTGTTTCTGGTGTACGTGTTGTGCAATCATTTACGAATCAATCCTACGAAATGAATCGTTTCAGGAAAAACAACGGGAAATTCCGCTTGGCGAAATTGCGTGCCTATAAGGTCATGGCATGGACGCATTCCTCCATCTACATGATGACGCGTCTTTTGACATTGCTTGTTCTGATTGTCGGGGCATGGCTGAGCTTTAATGGCAATCTTACCTATGGGGAATTGGTCAGCTTCGTCCTCTATACAAATGTCCTCGTGAAGCCAATTGATAAGATCAGCGCATTGCTTGAGCTGTATCCAAAAGGAATGGCCGGCTTCAAACGGTTCCTCGAGCTGATTGAACAAGAGCCTGATATTCAGGATAAGAAAAATGCCATCGTGGTCAATCATTTAAATGGGGATATACAATTTGATCATGTGGATTTCCGTTATGATGAATCTAAGTCAGTGTTAAGTGATATTTCCCTTTCGTTAAGAGCAGGAGAAACAACGGCTTTCGTAGGTCCTTCTGGGGCAGGGAAAACGACAATTTGCTCGTTAATACCTCGCTTTTATGATGTGGACGGAGGCGCAATCAAGATTGACGGTATTGATATTCGGGAGATGACACTTGAATCCTTGCGCAAGCAGATTGGGATTGTCCAGCAGGATGTGTTCCTCTTTACGGGTACGATTCGTGAGAATATTGCCTATGGAAAACTTGATGCGTCCTTTGAGGAAATCAAGGAGGCAGCGAGGAAGGCCCATCTTGAAAGCATGATTGAGGCATTGCCGGATGGCTATGAGACAGAAATCGGAGAACGCGGCTTAAAACTATCAGGCGGCCAGAAACAACGACTCGCGATTGCGAGGATGTTCCTGAAAAATCCGCCAATCTTAATCCTTGATGAAGCAACATCCGCTCTTGATACAGAGACAGAGAGGATTATCCAACAATCATTGGAGGAGCTTGCCGCAAATCGGACAACCTTGGTCATCGCCCACAGGCTTGCCACGATCCGCAATGCTGACCGACTAATTGTGGTTGGAGAAAAAGGAATTGAGGAAGACGGTACTTATGAGGAGCTCCTTGCCCATAATGGAGTATTTGCGAATCTACATCGGATTCAATTTGGAGAGAAAGCCATGGTGTAA
- a CDS encoding methylated-DNA--[protein]-cysteine S-methyltransferase: MKLDYPSPLGIIEIGGTEEAVTSVLFKEREEIIYTQREETPAVMVECARQLDEYFRGERLDFSVPYLFEGTAFQKRVWESLTSVSYGATASYKDIASLAGNEKAVRAVGSANGRNPVCVLIPCHRIIGANGKMVGYASGVWRKEWLLKHEKDIIAKRRIQTPQPL; the protein is encoded by the coding sequence ATGAAACTCGATTATCCATCGCCGCTTGGCATTATTGAGATTGGCGGTACAGAAGAGGCAGTCACGTCCGTTTTGTTTAAGGAGCGGGAAGAGATCATTTACACGCAGCGGGAGGAGACACCAGCTGTGATGGTCGAGTGTGCCCGTCAGCTTGATGAATACTTTCGCGGCGAACGGCTTGATTTTTCGGTGCCTTACCTATTTGAAGGCACGGCTTTTCAGAAGAGAGTTTGGGAATCCCTTACGTCTGTTTCATACGGGGCGACTGCTTCTTATAAGGACATTGCTTCCTTAGCAGGCAACGAGAAGGCTGTGCGTGCTGTAGGCAGCGCCAATGGAAGGAACCCTGTCTGTGTATTGATTCCCTGTCACCGCATTATCGGGGCAAACGGTAAGATGGTCGGCTATGCATCCGGTGTTTGGCGAAAGGAATGGCTATTGAAGCATGAAAAGGACATTATCGCGAAACGCAGAATACAAACTCCTCAGCCTCTGTAA